One genomic segment of Erysipelotrichaceae bacterium 66202529 includes these proteins:
- a CDS encoding PTS mannose/fructose/sorbose transporter subunit IIB encodes MQNLVLTRIDDRLIHGQVMTAWIKNKKADQVVIVDDGTANDEYMIEVLEMAIPEEIAIGIFTKEEGVQFFEQGLDAPTILLVKGPEALNYLVDHGIAIDEVDVGGMGARSDRSVLYKNISTSPKENEAFSALLKKNVNVFIQVMPQDKPVSVQEYLK; translated from the coding sequence GTGCAAAACTTAGTATTAACAAGAATTGATGACCGCCTGATTCACGGACAGGTGATGACTGCCTGGATCAAAAATAAAAAAGCGGATCAGGTTGTCATCGTGGATGATGGTACAGCGAATGATGAGTATATGATTGAGGTGCTGGAGATGGCAATACCGGAAGAAATCGCAATCGGTATTTTCACTAAGGAAGAAGGCGTGCAGTTTTTTGAACAGGGTCTGGATGCGCCAACCATTTTGCTGGTAAAGGGGCCGGAAGCCTTGAATTATCTGGTGGATCATGGAATCGCTATTGATGAAGTCGATGTCGGAGGCATGGGTGCCAGGTCTGATCGAAGTGTATTGTATAAGAATATCTCAACAAGTCCAAAAGAAAATGAGGCGTTCTCTGCACTGCTAAAGAAGAATGTTAATGTCTTCATTCAGGTAATGCCGCAGGATAAACCGGTGAGTGTGCAGGAATATTTGAAATAA
- a CDS encoding PTS mannose transporter subunit IIAB, whose protein sequence is MVNIILISHGAFCEGLLASLQMIAGGDYGVRAVPLIPGEAPEAYREKLAAVLKESSDNSGSGTIILSDIAGGTPFQSAAYLSKDFKLGLVSGMNMPMLLTLALERSEETTLEELAEKAGISSTVGVKATVFKKGEKKQRAKLSINKN, encoded by the coding sequence ATGGTAAATATCATTTTGATCAGTCACGGCGCCTTCTGTGAAGGCTTGCTTGCCAGCCTGCAAATGATTGCAGGTGGAGATTACGGAGTGAGGGCAGTTCCCCTCATTCCGGGAGAAGCTCCAGAAGCCTATCGTGAAAAGCTTGCTGCAGTTTTAAAAGAAAGCAGCGATAACAGCGGCTCAGGAACCATCATTCTGTCTGATATTGCAGGTGGTACACCTTTCCAAAGTGCCGCGTATCTTTCAAAGGACTTTAAACTCGGGCTTGTTTCCGGTATGAATATGCCGATGCTGCTTACGCTGGCATTGGAGCGCAGTGAGGAGACAACGCTGGAGGAGCTTGCAGAGAAAGCAGGCATATCGAGTACTGTTGGCGTAAAGGCAACGGTATTCAAGAAAGGAGAGAAAAAACAACGTGCAAAACTTAGTATTAACAAGAATTGA
- a CDS encoding PTS mannose transporter subunit IICD → MVLSAILVALLATMGQWWFFGPVTKCLVYPLTTGTLVGLFMGDPMTGMLAGANIQLIYLGWISAGGTMPSNTIVAGIFGTAMTILSGADPTMAVTFAIPFSMFGLLLNQVYMTVNAAWIHQADKLLDKGNLRGVRFMNFVPSFCMALVLYGIPAFLLVVSGSGWATDLINAVPESVISALQVVGGIMPALGIAMLLNYLGKKKLIPWFFGGFFLTVYSGLGLTAISIFSAIIALVMYLNSNTAQKQTETKKVKRLSLNKKAETIEVSKPVEDTSAHSVELPEYTKKLSKKTLVKTWLWTTSTEACYNYERLQALGAANLMLTPIRELYDTNEERVKELRKYMVFYNSEVFTVGPIINGIACSMEEAHANGENITEKDINAVRTGLMGPVAGIGDTVMQGILFPILFGIGCSMALDGSYLGPILSFAIFEILIFGCGYFMFMTGYKQGKTSLLKILKNGTIDRIINSFSIVGLMVVGSMAATRVTVNTPLAIKVGEGTTAIQSVLDSLAPGLIPLGITLLVWWMLKKKINTVWIIIAIFLVGIAGYYTGILGYVG, encoded by the coding sequence ATGGTGTTATCAGCAATTTTAGTTGCATTATTAGCCACAATGGGGCAGTGGTGGTTCTTCGGCCCTGTCACAAAATGTCTTGTTTATCCATTGACCACAGGTACTCTGGTTGGTCTGTTCATGGGGGATCCGATGACAGGTATGCTGGCGGGGGCCAACATTCAGTTGATTTATCTGGGATGGATTTCCGCTGGAGGAACCATGCCAAGCAATACCATCGTAGCCGGTATCTTCGGTACAGCGATGACAATTTTATCCGGTGCTGATCCAACGATGGCAGTTACCTTTGCTATTCCGTTCAGTATGTTTGGTTTATTATTAAATCAGGTTTATATGACCGTTAATGCCGCATGGATTCATCAGGCTGACAAGCTGCTGGATAAAGGAAATCTGCGCGGTGTACGTTTTATGAACTTCGTGCCTTCCTTCTGTATGGCACTTGTCCTGTATGGTATTCCTGCCTTCCTTCTTGTAGTATCCGGCAGCGGCTGGGCTACGGATCTGATCAATGCCGTACCGGAAAGCGTCATCAGTGCATTGCAGGTTGTCGGCGGTATTATGCCAGCCTTAGGTATCGCAATGCTGTTAAACTACCTTGGTAAGAAAAAGCTGATTCCATGGTTCTTTGGCGGCTTCTTCCTGACGGTATATTCCGGGCTGGGACTGACTGCAATATCAATCTTCTCCGCGATCATTGCACTTGTTATGTATCTCAACAGCAACACTGCACAGAAGCAGACAGAAACAAAGAAGGTAAAACGCCTTTCCCTGAACAAAAAGGCAGAAACAATCGAGGTTTCCAAGCCTGTAGAGGATACATCTGCTCATTCTGTGGAATTACCGGAATATACAAAGAAGCTTTCCAAGAAAACACTGGTTAAGACATGGTTATGGACAACAAGTACCGAAGCCTGCTACAACTATGAGCGTTTACAGGCACTGGGTGCTGCGAATCTGATGCTGACACCGATTCGTGAATTGTATGATACAAATGAGGAACGGGTAAAAGAGCTAAGAAAATATATGGTGTTCTATAATTCTGAAGTATTCACCGTAGGGCCAATCATCAATGGTATTGCCTGCTCCATGGAGGAAGCACATGCAAATGGTGAAAATATTACAGAAAAGGATATCAATGCTGTACGTACTGGACTGATGGGGCCTGTTGCCGGAATCGGTGATACGGTCATGCAGGGAATTTTATTCCCAATTCTGTTTGGTATCGGCTGCTCCATGGCGCTGGATGGAAGCTATTTGGGACCAATTCTGTCCTTTGCAATCTTTGAAATTCTGATCTTCGGCTGTGGTTATTTCATGTTCATGACCGGCTATAAGCAGGGTAAAACATCTTTATTGAAAATTTTAAAGAATGGTACGATTGACCGCATTATCAATTCCTTCAGTATCGTAGGTCTGATGGTTGTCGGCTCTATGGCTGCCACCAGAGTAACTGTAAATACACCGCTTGCTATTAAGGTTGGTGAGGGTACAACTGCTATTCAAAGCGTATTGGATTCTCTTGCTCCCGGCTTGATTCCACTGGGAATCACATTGCTTGTATGGTGGATGCTGAAAAAGAAAATCAATACAGTATGGATCATTATCGCAATATTCCTGGTAGGTATCGCAGGCTACTATACCGGTATCCTGGGATATGTAGGATAG
- a CDS encoding alcohol dehydrogenase catalytic domain-containing protein, with the protein MKAGYYIGDYGYEVRDIPDRKPEADEVKIRVAWCGLCGTDIHKFQGKNGASVVVPPIILGHECSGIVTEVGPDCKYFQPGDRVACDPGWGCGKCIWCQQGLPNFCLERHGVAKGFAQYVYPPEKNVYHIADTLDLEAAAFTEPLSCAIHGMDLIQIQSGKTVAMYGMGAIGSLMLQLIRLTGAAKIIVIEREAEKRKLALQLGATMALSDQEIEDVAKQENIDYVIECIGLKSTMEQAIRIAGKHAKVLLFGLGDPKQPISFNQFEAYTKELSIYTSYLNPLCSERAVHLLESGQINTNKIISARLTLEEMGEELKTLRYAKKGKVLVSVSGEH; encoded by the coding sequence ATGAAAGCAGGATATTATATCGGGGATTATGGCTACGAGGTACGCGATATTCCCGATCGTAAGCCGGAAGCGGATGAAGTGAAAATACGTGTCGCATGGTGTGGATTATGCGGAACGGATATTCATAAGTTTCAGGGGAAAAACGGCGCAAGTGTTGTTGTACCGCCGATTATATTAGGACATGAGTGCTCTGGTATCGTGACAGAGGTAGGGCCGGATTGCAAATATTTTCAACCGGGTGACCGCGTTGCCTGTGATCCGGGCTGGGGATGCGGTAAATGCATCTGGTGCCAGCAGGGACTGCCAAACTTTTGCCTGGAGCGCCATGGAGTAGCCAAGGGATTTGCACAGTATGTATATCCGCCGGAAAAGAATGTGTACCATATCGCAGATACACTGGATCTGGAAGCGGCAGCCTTTACAGAACCGCTATCCTGTGCAATCCACGGAATGGATTTGATTCAGATACAAAGCGGAAAGACAGTTGCTATGTATGGTATGGGAGCAATCGGTTCCCTGATGCTGCAGCTGATTCGATTAACAGGCGCTGCAAAGATTATCGTGATCGAACGGGAGGCTGAAAAACGAAAGCTTGCTCTTCAGCTGGGCGCCACAATGGCCCTCAGTGATCAGGAAATTGAGGATGTTGCAAAACAGGAAAACATTGATTATGTTATCGAATGTATCGGCTTGAAGTCCACGATGGAACAGGCGATCCGCATTGCGGGTAAGCATGCGAAGGTGCTGCTGTTTGGTCTGGGTGATCCAAAGCAGCCAATCAGCTTTAATCAGTTTGAGGCCTATACAAAGGAGCTCAGTATTTATACGTCATATTTGAATCCGCTGTGCAGTGAGCGTGCCGTGCATCTGCTGGAAAGCGGACAGATCAATACAAATAAAATAATAAGTGCAAGGCTTACGTTAGAGGAAATGGGAGAGGAATTAAAGACCCTGCGTTATGCGAAAAAAGGGAAGGTCTTGGTTTCCGTAAGCGGTGAGCACTAA
- a CDS encoding ketose-bisphosphate aldolase, whose product MYTTLKEVLQEADALNMAVGAFNTHNLEMLPAIIKAAVKQKTPVIIQTSCGTANYVGHRNLVAVCRSMAEEYGVNVVLHLDHAKDYDEIRKAIDAGYSSVMFDGSSLTLKENILGTKRVVDYARAHNVSVEAELGTVGGTEDGIAVSQEDVRYTDPADAVEFVKQTGIDALAVAIGTNHGQYKSKTNINFERLKELQEVVDIPLVIHGGTGVKEEDVKRVIDLGIRKFNVGTELLVGWNRKSKECYDEHRENISNRDNVVPCLDTITEIVERKIHLFKNIEDGR is encoded by the coding sequence ATGTATACAACATTAAAAGAGGTGCTGCAGGAGGCAGATGCGTTGAATATGGCGGTAGGTGCGTTTAATACGCATAACCTTGAGATGCTGCCAGCCATTATCAAAGCAGCCGTAAAGCAAAAAACACCGGTCATTATCCAGACAAGCTGTGGAACCGCAAATTATGTGGGTCACAGAAATCTGGTTGCTGTCTGCCGCTCCATGGCAGAGGAATACGGAGTGAATGTCGTTCTCCATCTGGATCATGCTAAAGACTATGATGAGATACGCAAGGCAATCGATGCCGGGTACAGCTCCGTTATGTTTGACGGCTCTTCACTTACGCTGAAGGAAAACATACTCGGTACAAAGCGGGTAGTCGATTATGCCAGAGCACATAATGTCAGCGTTGAGGCAGAGCTTGGAACAGTGGGAGGAACTGAGGACGGTATCGCCGTGAGCCAGGAGGATGTCCGTTATACAGATCCTGCAGATGCTGTTGAATTTGTAAAGCAGACAGGAATTGATGCATTGGCGGTGGCCATCGGGACGAACCACGGCCAGTACAAATCGAAAACAAATATCAATTTTGAACGCCTGAAGGAGCTGCAGGAGGTGGTTGATATACCTCTTGTTATTCATGGTGGAACTGGAGTCAAGGAGGAGGATGTGAAGCGCGTCATTGATTTGGGAATCCGTAAATTCAATGTCGGAACCGAGCTGCTGGTAGGCTGGAATCGCAAATCAAAGGAATGCTATGACGAGCATCGTGAAAACATATCCAATCGTGATAATGTAGTACCGTGTCTGGATACGATAACAGAAATCGTTGAGCGCAAGATTCATTTGTTTAAAAATATTGAGGATGGAAGATAG
- a CDS encoding SIS domain-containing protein — protein MFIQIDKGIYEKLSEAEKGVIQFLNQNEEKIPYMSITNIAEKTFTSQSTVSRAIQKCGYQGISQLRYAISQQEQMKEHHESSYGVNNILAKSYRESTKTIDNISPVAMLQTIEYIRKAKRIFIFSRGFTALIAEEFQMYLQLLGYNAIIVKDVKWMENTERIVTKDDIAFILSIRNSTPELARSARAARMKGAKVITCCCKSPCELEKFSDITIYGHSEQIMKVSGMTVYSRIPLLIITRTIIEYIGQ, from the coding sequence ATGTTTATACAAATTGATAAAGGTATATATGAAAAGCTGTCTGAAGCGGAAAAGGGTGTCATACAGTTTTTAAATCAGAATGAAGAAAAGATTCCCTATATGAGTATTACCAATATTGCAGAGAAAACCTTCACATCGCAGTCCACTGTTTCCCGCGCTATTCAAAAATGCGGCTATCAGGGAATCTCCCAGCTGCGCTATGCCATCTCACAGCAGGAGCAGATGAAGGAGCATCATGAGTCCAGCTATGGCGTGAACAATATACTCGCAAAATCCTATCGCGAAAGCACGAAAACCATTGATAATATCAGTCCGGTAGCGATGCTGCAGACTATTGAATACATACGGAAGGCAAAGCGTATTTTCATATTCTCCAGAGGCTTTACCGCATTGATTGCCGAGGAATTTCAGATGTATCTGCAGTTGCTGGGATATAACGCCATTATCGTTAAGGATGTAAAATGGATGGAGAATACGGAGCGCATTGTCACAAAAGACGACATTGCTTTTATATTATCCATCCGCAACTCCACACCGGAGCTTGCAAGAAGTGCAAGAGCCGCCAGAATGAAGGGGGCAAAGGTAATCACCTGCTGCTGTAAATCCCCCTGTGAGCTGGAGAAGTTTTCCGATATCACGATATACGGCCACTCCGAACAGATTATGAAGGTCAGCGGTATGACAGTGTATTCGCGGATACCCCTATTGATTATTACAAGGACTATCATTGAATATATCGGTCAGTAA
- a CDS encoding toxic anion resistance protein, whose protein sequence is MSEHIPELILEMPEKEKKTELVQAYSDELSKLSEQEQETVKQFSQQIDLTQTSVILRYGAKAQEKVAAFSEGTLEKVRTKDLGDAGRAITDLVVELKGFDIDHEEKGLMKFFKKQGNKLTAIKAAYDRAEVNVDKICNVLEQHQMQLLKDIHTMDDLYKLNEDYYKELTMYILAGKIKLEEAKNEIYPHMKAEAEASGDPQEAQKVSDYASFIARFEKRLHDLELTRMVSLQSAPQIRMIQNNDLLMSEKIESTLNNTIPLWKSQMVLAMGAEHTRQAMQAQRSVTDMTNELLTKNAEALKMSTIETAKESERGIVDLETLQKTNKSLIETLDEVTRIQDEGREKRAAAEIELAKLEHDLKDRLLNAKGS, encoded by the coding sequence ATGAGTGAGCATATACCGGAGCTGATACTGGAGATGCCTGAGAAAGAGAAAAAAACGGAGCTTGTCCAGGCATATAGTGATGAGTTATCAAAGCTGAGTGAACAGGAGCAGGAGACAGTAAAGCAGTTTTCCCAGCAAATCGATCTGACACAGACTTCTGTCATTTTGCGCTATGGGGCAAAGGCACAGGAAAAGGTTGCGGCATTTAGTGAGGGTACACTGGAAAAGGTGCGTACCAAGGATCTTGGAGATGCCGGAAGAGCAATTACAGACCTTGTGGTGGAGCTGAAGGGCTTTGATATTGACCATGAAGAAAAGGGTCTGATGAAGTTTTTTAAGAAACAGGGAAATAAGCTGACGGCCATAAAAGCTGCCTACGATAGGGCTGAGGTGAATGTAGATAAAATCTGCAATGTTCTGGAGCAGCATCAGATGCAGCTGTTGAAGGACATTCACACGATGGATGATCTATATAAGCTGAATGAAGATTACTATAAGGAATTGACCATGTATATTCTTGCAGGAAAAATCAAGCTGGAAGAAGCGAAAAATGAAATCTATCCGCATATGAAAGCTGAGGCCGAAGCCAGCGGTGACCCACAGGAGGCACAGAAGGTCAGTGATTATGCATCCTTCATCGCCCGCTTTGAAAAGCGCCTGCATGATTTAGAGCTTACCAGAATGGTATCCTTGCAGAGTGCACCGCAAATCCGTATGATTCAGAATAACGATCTTCTCATGAGCGAGAAGATTGAGAGTACATTAAATAATACGATTCCGTTATGGAAAAGTCAGATGGTGCTTGCCATGGGGGCAGAGCATACCAGACAGGCGATGCAAGCTCAGCGGAGTGTAACGGATATGACGAATGAGCTGCTTACAAAAAATGCGGAGGCTCTAAAAATGAGTACCATTGAGACAGCAAAGGAATCCGAACGCGGCATCGTCGATCTGGAAACCCTGCAGAAAACCAATAAGTCGCTTATTGAAACGCTGGATGAGGTTACACGTATTCAGGATGAGGGCAGAGAAAAACGGGCAGCGGCAGAGATTGAGCTGGCCAAGCTGGAGCATGATCTGAAAGACAGATTACTGAACGCGAAGGGTTCCTGA
- a CDS encoding GNAT family N-acetyltransferase — protein sequence MDEFINLTEENLEEEHLCCIIRSRKPHAGITAKKDWLSKRLKEGHVFRKLQVKGTVFIEYAPLETAWVPVTGHNYYYIYCLWVSGEWKGKGYGKKLMEYCIADAKAKGKSGICLLGAKKQKAWLTDQTFAKQFGFQKVDETDSGYELLALSFDGTLPGFAASVKEQHIENQELTIYYDMQCPYVLKNIDIIKQYCEEKAVPVTFHCVDTLEKAKELPCVFNNWAVCYKGKFETVNLLLDVNSLQRILKK from the coding sequence ATGGATGAATTTATCAATCTTACGGAAGAAAATCTTGAAGAAGAGCATTTATGCTGCATCATACGAAGCAGAAAGCCCCATGCAGGAATTACTGCAAAGAAGGACTGGCTTTCCAAGCGTTTAAAGGAAGGTCATGTTTTTAGAAAGCTGCAGGTTAAGGGAACGGTATTTATTGAATATGCACCCTTGGAAACAGCCTGGGTTCCTGTAACCGGGCATAATTATTATTACATTTACTGTTTATGGGTATCTGGTGAATGGAAGGGGAAGGGCTATGGAAAAAAGCTGATGGAATACTGCATTGCTGATGCCAAAGCAAAGGGAAAGTCCGGCATCTGTCTGCTTGGAGCGAAAAAACAGAAGGCATGGCTTACAGACCAGACCTTCGCAAAGCAATTCGGCTTTCAGAAGGTGGATGAAACTGACAGCGGCTATGAGCTGCTGGCGCTTTCCTTTGATGGCACACTGCCGGGCTTTGCCGCATCTGTAAAGGAGCAGCACATAGAAAATCAGGAGCTGACAATTTACTATGATATGCAATGTCCCTATGTTTTAAAAAATATAGATATCATAAAACAGTATTGTGAAGAAAAGGCTGTTCCTGTAACCTTTCATTGCGTAGATACGCTGGAAAAGGCAAAAGAGCTGCCCTGCGTCTTTAATAACTGGGCCGTATGCTATAAGGGTAAATTTGAAACCGTCAATTTGCTGCTGGATGTGAACAGCCTGCAACGGATATTGAAAAAATAA
- a CDS encoding iron-containing alcohol dehydrogenase gives MKEMKDFSCYSPVELVMEKHAQRRVGEYIKKYGGHKVLIHHDDAIHITGIYEEVLQSIRAAGLDFIEAGGVVPNPKLSLVNDIIEICRNEQIDFILAVGGGSVIDSSKAIAMGCVNNQKVEDIIFHDKPVKGALPIGTIVTLAGTASEISGCCVITRDSDLKKRDFSDSCLYPKFSLLNPLLTKTLSPYQTACGIADTLSHYLEQYFTVDQCSDMTDCLLEAGMKNIMRYGRKTIQEPDNYNNRSEVMWSATMAQHPIMETGRQADWSSHFISYDLTVFYHLPHGAALAVVLPAWMKYVLPQAEARFARLGKAIFLISDNTPSRQAADMCIENLEAFFHDIGLKTKLSELNIENDKFHEMAVRSVDQPAFVTAKPGVLGEFVPLNAEDVEKIYHLAYDSSK, from the coding sequence ATGAAGGAAATGAAGGATTTCAGTTGCTATTCTCCCGTGGAATTGGTGATGGAAAAACATGCTCAGAGAAGAGTAGGGGAATATATAAAAAAATATGGAGGTCATAAGGTACTGATTCATCATGATGATGCCATACATATTACGGGTATATATGAAGAAGTGCTCCAGTCTATCAGAGCTGCCGGATTGGATTTTATCGAAGCAGGAGGTGTTGTTCCAAATCCTAAATTATCATTGGTAAATGATATAATTGAAATATGTAGAAATGAACAGATAGATTTTATACTGGCAGTTGGAGGCGGAAGCGTAATAGATTCTTCAAAAGCAATCGCCATGGGCTGCGTAAATAATCAGAAGGTTGAAGATATCATATTTCATGACAAACCGGTAAAGGGAGCATTGCCTATAGGTACCATTGTGACATTAGCAGGCACTGCTTCAGAGATATCAGGATGTTGTGTGATAACAAGGGATTCAGATCTTAAAAAAAGGGATTTTTCAGATTCATGTCTTTACCCGAAATTTTCTTTATTAAATCCTCTCTTAACGAAAACGCTCTCTCCATATCAGACCGCATGCGGTATTGCTGATACACTTTCTCATTACCTTGAACAGTATTTTACAGTTGATCAGTGTTCCGATATGACTGATTGTCTACTGGAAGCCGGTATGAAAAATATAATGAGGTATGGAAGAAAAACAATACAGGAGCCTGATAATTATAATAACCGGTCGGAAGTCATGTGGAGTGCAACCATGGCGCAGCATCCGATCATGGAGACAGGAAGACAGGCGGACTGGTCGAGCCATTTTATATCCTATGATCTTACTGTATTCTATCACCTGCCGCATGGTGCCGCTTTGGCAGTTGTGTTGCCTGCGTGGATGAAGTATGTTCTACCTCAGGCAGAAGCCCGGTTCGCAAGACTTGGAAAAGCAATCTTCCTTATTTCTGACAATACACCTTCCAGACAGGCTGCAGATATGTGTATTGAGAATTTAGAGGCCTTCTTTCATGATATAGGTTTAAAAACGAAGCTGTCTGAACTCAATATCGAAAATGACAAATTTCATGAAATGGCAGTGAGATCTGTTGATCAGCCGGCATTTGTTACTGCGAAACCTGGAGTCCTGGGGGAATTTGTACCTCTTAATGCTGAGGATGTAGAGAAAATATATCATTTGGCATATGATTCTTCAAAATAA
- a CDS encoding glucose-6-phosphate isomerase, giving the protein MLWNFNENTLMSQFNDEDGTLLLQNNIKPRYHGVRYMKTMRSLFENTAHIGDDQPLYYTYGGICRDEDQVLFQKYGITYEYSILLPALLHGECMKTHGHIHAENPDNHTRRVEAFEILHGQGCFQLFRNHKDYWEVILIHMKKGDRVLVPNDYYHLSINTGNVPFIFADLIKEDVECSYEDIAQRKGAPLYLFSDGKLLYRKRNDNWNKESLHIYEVYADDVPWSSALETDIYMQFKKDAGAMQLLLGKE; this is encoded by the coding sequence ATGCTGTGGAATTTTAATGAAAATACATTGATGTCACAGTTCAATGATGAAGATGGTACACTCTTATTACAGAATAATATCAAGCCCCGGTATCATGGGGTAAGATATATGAAGACCATGCGTAGCTTATTTGAAAATACAGCGCATATAGGTGATGATCAGCCTTTGTATTACACATATGGCGGTATCTGTAGGGATGAAGATCAGGTACTGTTCCAGAAGTACGGTATTACATATGAATATTCCATATTATTGCCAGCCTTACTGCACGGGGAATGTATGAAAACACATGGACATATCCATGCTGAAAATCCCGATAATCATACAAGGAGAGTGGAGGCCTTTGAGATTCTTCATGGACAGGGATGCTTTCAATTATTCAGGAACCATAAAGATTATTGGGAAGTAATTCTGATACATATGAAAAAGGGAGACCGTGTTCTAGTACCAAATGATTATTATCATTTATCTATCAACACAGGAAACGTTCCCTTCATATTTGCTGATTTAATCAAAGAGGATGTAGAATGCAGCTATGAAGATATCGCACAGCGTAAGGGAGCGCCTTTATATCTGTTTTCTGACGGTAAGCTGCTGTATAGAAAACGAAATGATAATTGGAATAAAGAATCTTTGCATATATATGAAGTATATGCAGATGATGTACCGTGGAGCTCAGCCTTGGAAACAGATATTTATATGCAGTTCAAAAAAGATGCAGGTGCCATGCAGCTGCTTCTGGGAAAGGAATGA
- the hxlB gene encoding 6-phospho-3-hexuloisomerase produces the protein MTRLYNEITDNLALILNAISEEEINKLIEAICSANRIYCAGCGRSGLMMKAFAMRLMHLGLTSYVVQETVTPSIREGDLLIIGSGSGMTSSMVRIAERAKKEYHANVAVLTANTESRLSDAADITLCIPVDKVEKSVQPGGNLFEQSLLICTDGIIIRIMNNLNIKEAVMDYNHTNLE, from the coding sequence ATGACGAGGCTTTATAATGAAATCACAGACAATCTGGCATTGATTCTGAATGCAATTTCAGAAGAAGAAATAAACAAACTGATAGAGGCTATATGCAGTGCGAATAGAATTTATTGCGCAGGCTGTGGCAGGAGCGGCTTAATGATGAAAGCATTTGCTATGCGCCTTATGCACCTTGGACTGACATCATATGTGGTACAGGAAACTGTTACACCCTCTATACGGGAAGGCGATCTGCTAATAATCGGTTCCGGATCAGGAATGACATCCTCCATGGTACGAATTGCTGAACGGGCTAAAAAAGAATATCATGCAAATGTTGCAGTTTTAACAGCAAATACAGAATCCAGGCTATCTGATGCAGCGGATATAACACTTTGTATTCCCGTTGATAAAGTGGAAAAGAGTGTACAGCCTGGAGGAAACTTGTTTGAACAAAGCCTTCTGATATGTACGGATGGCATTATTATCCGGATAATGAATAACTTAAACATTAAAGAGGCTGTGATGGATTATAATCACACAAATCTGGAGTGA